Below is a genomic region from Methanoregula sp..
CACCGGGCCATACAGGTAGATAAGGCCCAAGAATACCCAGCCAAGAACTATGGTGAAATACACTGCATAGCGGGGATACAGGTATGCAAGAAGCACGATTGGCAGGATATAGAAATAGGGAAAAATATCAAAATAGCCGTTTTTTATACAGAAGATCGATATCAGGACGATTATTATGGTGATGAGGAAGGTAACCGAAAGCCACAGGGTTTTTTGCGGGGATATTGTTTTCATGGGTACTTCATCTCAGGTATACTGATACAAGGTTGAACTTTGCTCGACTGGTATATTATATGTTATTATCCTGCCCGGCTTTTTAATGCCCACGGTACTTTTCGATCAGGTGGAGATTATTTTTTTGTCACTCCATTCAAACCTTGAGATATTGGCCCTGATTACGGGAATATTAATAGAATTCAGTGCAACGGTTACCTGTGGAATGGAATGAAAATGTCCAGCATGTCCGGATGCAGGACCTGTTAAAAACTGCACTTTACCTCTTCATCGGCATCGTCATTATTCCGGTTGCCATCGGGTTACATTACCAGATCTCCCTGTGGCACATGCTCGGTCTGGTGGGATCTGTACTCATTCTCCAGCCGATGGCAGTAGTTGTCGGGGTGGGGCTGGGGATTCCTCCCATTCCCATCATGCTGATCATGATCTCCTTTGGAATTTCGACGATCTTCGGACTGTTCACCATCTGTGACACATTTGCCGAGCGATCCGCGTGGCTCCGTAAACACCTTGACTCCGTCCAGACGATTGCCAAAAAATCCTCGTTGTTCCAGCGATACGGGTTATTTACCCTTATCCCGTTCATCTGGATACCCGGTATCGGGCTCTACGGGTGTGTGCTTCTTGCCTGGCTGTTTCATTGGCGGGGGGCAAAAGGTGTGGGCGTGATTATGGCAGGGTGGATCCTTTCAACGCTGCTCGTGTTGGGGGCATCGGTGGGAATTTTAAGCAGC
It encodes:
- a CDS encoding small multi-drug export protein yields the protein MEWNENVQHVRMQDLLKTALYLFIGIVIIPVAIGLHYQISLWHMLGLVGSVLILQPMAVVVGVGLGIPPIPIMLIMISFGISTIFGLFTICDTFAERSAWLRKHLDSVQTIAKKSSLFQRYGLFTLIPFIWIPGIGLYGCVLLAWLFHWRGAKGVGVIMAGWILSTLLVLGASVGILSSIH